From Montipora foliosa isolate CH-2021 chromosome 6, ASM3666993v2, whole genome shotgun sequence, a single genomic window includes:
- the LOC138008787 gene encoding uncharacterized protein, which produces MVMVEKSEAHIDGFQCSRRDTARMMGINKNLVCRVFRCLEDVCSRDLEVNPIIPFVGTSVVKCDESKFNHKAKFNRGRRAADLWVFGVISCATQPARGYYQVVDRRDRETLLPILAQCLQPGSEVHTDDWGAYYNLTRHLPIHVARHRVVVHADNFVDPVSGIHTQEVESAWANLKLAVKKKRGINREDLQSFLNDRMWREWRGGENIITSFWPVLASQYPNSVC; this is translated from the exons CTCCCGCAGGGATACAGCAAGAATGATGGGCATAAACAAAAATCTTGTGTGTAGGGTATTTCGTTGCCTTGAGGACGTTTGCTCAAGAGATCTGGAGGTGAACCCAATCATTCCTTTTGTTGGTACGTCTGTTGTAAAGTGCGACGAAAGCAAATTCAATCATAAAGCTAAG TTCAACAGGGGAAGAAGGGCAGCAGACTTGTGGGTGTTTGGAGTCATCAGTTGTGCGACTCAACCTGCGAGGGGATACTACCAGGTAGTGGATAGAAGAGATCGCGAAACTCTCCTTCCAATATTGGCCCAATGTCTTCAACCAGGGAGCGAGGTTCACACCGACGACTGGGGTGCATACTACAACCTCACCAGGCACTTGCCCATCCATGTGGCGCGACACAGGGTTGTAGTACACGCGGATAATTTTGTAGATCCCGTAAGTGGAATACACACTCAAGAGGTTGAATCGGCTTGGGCGAACCTGAAACTTGCCGTGAAGAAGAAAAGGGGCATCAATCGCGAGGATCTCCAATCCTTTTTAAACGACCGAATGTGGAGGGAGTGGAGAGGTGGCGAAAACATCATTACGAGCTTTTGGCCAGTGTTAGCCTCGCAATATCCCAACTCCGTTTGTTGA